The following proteins come from a genomic window of Oncorhynchus mykiss isolate Arlee chromosome 19, USDA_OmykA_1.1, whole genome shotgun sequence:
- the fbxo34 gene encoding F-box only protein 34, which produces MHLKPYPKLQKKEFYLESSHDSQRGLHHMSQQGALSLRTEWGVRPALVGSSSSGLGPGTARSPLSVISTNTRCCSDGSNSTHGNSGSGLQTSRLSGSGGNVFHSSTTWARRKTSETSYTTTSSLLLLPTSSCTSSTGSGGSENQEASLSVSYQGEDGEGPLDIWAVIKPGNTKEKIAIFASPQCHGSLVNGGGGGEPVREAREGDLVSSISVRTVSVKMKSCWEDEGGSVAKRRRRSGHRGHHQDRDRQSPRALERQSPLSPTKNSPEEVTLGESPRVPECGVVGVGGEQVCRVEGEEGSETGTGKALSVVELVAALEQRASDKQGDSKPVSLRSSTSITLSRGLSLTQEPQQPKAPDQSPQGTDEAECVKVSDMVAKLESECLKRRSVPREGSGSGGELSRNNSLRRRVGRVLLAGADACSISAQPPPSPTGPQHRLEETTGVQHLHASPSEGRPSVSTIHTDKLVPSSCHEASHWASRSSDPASPSHSVDSGCGASIHAVREPEEMCEAQGQQVGSRVIEAGQDLYLQLQSERASSSLQSEEPLPGMLFFSHPLPSQPVLEQHKLPHPDSTRTQDTGSSPQHTRDLAEPSKPQPCDPAITSLLPETISHSENWAKEEDEKAVSEGEGSAFSQCETVPFPLRRLVSHEFLEMRFKIQLLLEPQQYMAFLPHHIIVKIFCLLPTENLAALKCTCHYFKFLIESYGVRPADCRWVCDPRYKDDPCKQCKKRYGRGDVSLCRWHHKPYCQALPYGPGYWMCCHGSHKDTPGCNVGLHDNRWVPAFHSINMPIYKKPRAVTEE; this is translated from the coding sequence ATGCACCTCAAGCCATACCCCAAACTGCAGAagaaagagttctacctggagtCCAGTCACGACAGCCAGAGAGGCCTTCACCATATGAGCCAGCAAGGGGCCCTGTCTCTGAGGACAGAGTGGGGGGTCCGTCCAGCCCTGGTGGGCTCGTCTAGCAGTGGGCTCGGCCCGGGCACGGCCCGGTCCCCCCTTAGTGTCATATCCACCAACACCCGGTGCTGCAGTGACGGCAGTAATAGTACCCACGGCAACAGTGGTAGTGGGCTGCAAACCTCAAGGCTGAGTGGGTCTGGGGGAAATGTATTCCACAGTAGTACAACCTGGGCCCGGCGGAAAACCTCAGAAACCTCCTACACCACCACCTCGTCCCTGCtgctcctccccacctcctcctgcaCCTCCTCTACAGGCTCGGGGGGATCTGAGAACCAGGAGGCCTCCCTCAGCGTCTCCTACCAGGGGGAGGACGGAGAGGGACCGCTGGACATCTGGGCTGTCATAAAGCCCGGCAACACCAAGGAGAAAATCGCCATCTTCGCCTCGCCCCAGTGCCACGGCAGCCTCGTGAATGGTGGCGGTGGAGGAGAGCCGGTCAGGGAGGCGCGTGAGGGAGACTTGGTGAGCAGCATCTCAGTGAGGACAGTGTCTGTGAAGATGAAAAGCTGTTGGGAGGATGAGGGTGGCTCTGTGGCCAAGCGCAGGAGGAGGTCAGGGCATCGGGGCCACCACCAGGACAGAGACCGACAGTCACCCAGAGCTCTAGAGAGACAGAGCCCACTGAGTCCCACAAAGAACAGCCCAGAAGAGGTGACCCTTGGCGAGAGCCCTAGAGTGCCTGAGTGTGGGGTTGTAGGGGTGGGTGGGGAGCAGGTATGTAGGGTAGAGGGCGAGGAGGGGAGTGAGACTGGGACGGGCAAGGCTCTCTCTGTGGTGGAGTTGGTGGCCGCCTTGGAGCAGAGAGCCAGCGACAAGCAAGGGGACTCTAAGCCTGTCTCTCTGCGGAGCTCCACAAGCATTACCTTATCCAGGGGGCTGTCACTGACCCAAGAGCCCCAGCAGCCCAAAGCCCCAGACCAGAGCCCCCAGGGGACAGATGAGGCAGAGTGTGTAAAGGTGTCAGACATGGTGGCCAAGCTGGAGTCAGAGTGCCTGAAGCGCCGGAGTGTTCCAAGGGAAGGGTCCGGATCTGGGGGAGAGCTGTCGCGCAACAACAGCCTGCGGAGGAGGGTGGGCCGGGTGTTACTGGCAGGAGCAGACGCCTGCTCCATCTCAGCCCAGCCACCTCCGTCTCCCACTGGGCCCCAGCACAGACTAGAGGAGACCACGGGGGTGCAGCACCTCCACGCTAGTCCATCTGAGGGCCGTCCCTCTGTTAGCACCATCCACACGGACAAACTAGTTCCCAGCAGCTGCCATGAAGCTTCCCACTGGGCTTCCCGTTCCTCTGACCCAGCTTCTCCGTCTCACAGTGTGGACTCTGGGTGTGGAGCCTCCATCCACGCTGTCAGAGAGCCAGAGGAGATGTGTGAGGCCCAGGGACAGCAGGTGGGGAGCAGGGTCATTGAGGCTGGGCAGGATCTGTACCTCCAGCTCCAGTCAGAGCGGGCCAGCAGCAGTCTACAGAGTGAGGAGCCCCTCCCAGGCATGCTGTTCTTCTCACACCCTCTGCCCTCACAGCCGGTGCTAGAACAACACAAACTCCCACACCCAGACAGTACTCGCACCCAGGACACTGGGTCCAGCCCTCAACACACCAGAGACTTAGCGGAACCCTCCAAGCCTCAGCCCTGCGACCCTGCtatcacctccctcctccctgaaACCATATCGCACAGTGAGAACTGGGCcaaagaggaggatgagaaggcggtgagtgagggagaggggagtgcTTTTAGCCAGTGTGAGACCGTGCCTTTCCCCCTGCGCCGCCTGGTGTCTCACGAGTTCCTGGAGATGCGCTTTAAGATCCAGCTGCTCCTGGAACCCCAGCAGTACATGGCCTTCCTGCCTCACCACATTATCGTTAAGATCTTCTGCCTGCTGCCCACAGAGAACCTGGCAGCGCTTAAGTGCACCTGCCACTACTTCAAGTTCCTCATCGAGAGCTACGGAGTTCGACCCGCAGACTGCCGCTGGGTGTGCGACCCCCGCTACAAAGACGATCCCTGCAAGCAGTGTAAAAAACGGTATGGGCGCGGGGATGTGTCCCTCTGCCGCTGGCACCACAAGCCCTACTGCCAGGCGCTGCCCTACGGCCCCGGGTACTGGATGTGTTGCCATGGTTCCCACAAAGACACGCCCGGCTGCAACGTCGGTCTCCATGACAACCGCTGGGTGCCCGCCTTCCATAGTATCAACATGCCAATCTATAAGAAACCCAGGGCGGTCACTGAGGAGTAG